A part of Neoarius graeffei isolate fNeoGra1 chromosome 8, fNeoGra1.pri, whole genome shotgun sequence genomic DNA contains:
- the rlig1 gene encoding RNA ligase 1 isoform X2, whose translation MRRLGSVQQKIPCVFLTEVKEEAATKRIGQHFQVVATDTVNPVAVESDVYHALATEKLDGTCCYVTLYRGEPYLWARLDRKPTKQADKRFKKYQHTQKTCKGFTWNVEEDFRTVPESWIPARRVQYESGHPVPDEHGHIPGWVPVDGFNKQYCWHASVVDYDARTALVLRPNGQDEALLEITSVPLTELMEQTLELVGTNVNGNPYDSSAPLGSEVARWRRLLKLPARGGSRGPAPVRSGHFPCLAEEPVRCSVRSRQTPFQLHQRRPARNLIGSTTFLFLKWSSSAFSSLLTGRTCCRILYEISAGVRCKVSLNHRVTPSC comes from the exons CATTTTCAGGTGGTTGCCACGGATACGGTGAACCCTGTGGCTGTCGAGTCGGACGTCTACCATGCACTCGCAACGGAGAAGCTGGATGGCACGTGCTGCTACGTCACTCTGTACAGAG GAGAACCGTACCTTTGGGCTCGCCTGGATCGGAAACCCACCAAGCAGGCGGACAAGAGGTTCAAGAAATATCAGCACACTCAAAAGACCTGTaaag GTTTCACGTGGAATGTTGAAGAGGATTTCCGAACCGTGCCTGAATCCTGGATTCCTGCACGTCGAGTTCAGTATGAGAGTGGGCATCCGGTACCTGATGAGCACGGACACATCCCGG GCTGGGTTCCAGTGGATGGTTTCAACAAGCAGTACTGCTGGCACGCGTCCGTGGTCGACTACGACGCCCGAACGGCTCTTGTTCTGAGGCCGAACGGTCAGGATGAAGCGCTGTTGGAAATCACCAGCGTCCCTCTGACCGAGCTGATGGAGCAAACGCTGGAGCTCGTCGGCACCAACGTGAACGGAAACCCGTACG ATTCATCGGCACCACTTGGGTCTGAAGTGGCCCGATGGCGACGCCTTCTTAAACTCCCGGCCCGTGGTGGTTCGCGTGGACCGGCTCCCGTTAGATCCGGACACTTCCCCTGCCTCGCAGAAGAACCTGTTCGCTGCTCTGTCCGGTCTCGCCAGACGCCATTTCAACTCCATCAGAGACGTCCAGCTCGAAACCTGATCGGTTCCACGACGTTCCTCTTCCTCAAGTGGTCCTCCTCTGCGTTTTCATCTTTACTGACAGGACGAACCTGTTGTAGAATTCTTTACGAAATCTCTGCTGGTGTCCGCTGTAAAGTATCACTTAATCATAGAGTTACTCCATCATGTTGA
- the rlig1 gene encoding RNA ligase 1 isoform X1, whose translation MRRLGSVQQKIPCVFLTEVKEEAATKRIGQHFQVVATDTVNPVAVESDVYHALATEKLDGTCCYVTLYRGEPYLWARLDRKPTKQADKRFKKYQHTQKTCKGFTWNVEEDFRTVPESWIPARRVQYESGHPVPDEHGHIPGWVPVDGFNKQYCWHASVVDYDARTALVLRPNGQDEALLEITSVPLTELMEQTLELVGTNVNGNPYGLGSKRNPLHVLVPHGILRVRNAPAVEYHQLRSWFRESDEGRVEGIVWHCNDGALVKIHRHHLGLKWPDGDAFLNSRPVVVRVDRLPLDPDTSPASQKNLFAALSGLARRHFNSIRDVQLET comes from the exons CATTTTCAGGTGGTTGCCACGGATACGGTGAACCCTGTGGCTGTCGAGTCGGACGTCTACCATGCACTCGCAACGGAGAAGCTGGATGGCACGTGCTGCTACGTCACTCTGTACAGAG GAGAACCGTACCTTTGGGCTCGCCTGGATCGGAAACCCACCAAGCAGGCGGACAAGAGGTTCAAGAAATATCAGCACACTCAAAAGACCTGTaaag GTTTCACGTGGAATGTTGAAGAGGATTTCCGAACCGTGCCTGAATCCTGGATTCCTGCACGTCGAGTTCAGTATGAGAGTGGGCATCCGGTACCTGATGAGCACGGACACATCCCGG GCTGGGTTCCAGTGGATGGTTTCAACAAGCAGTACTGCTGGCACGCGTCCGTGGTCGACTACGACGCCCGAACGGCTCTTGTTCTGAGGCCGAACGGTCAGGATGAAGCGCTGTTGGAAATCACCAGCGTCCCTCTGACCGAGCTGATGGAGCAAACGCTGGAGCTCGTCGGCACCAACGTGAACGGAAACCCGTACG GTTTGGGCAGTAAGAGGAATCCGCTCCACGTTCTGGTGCCACATGGAATCCTGCGTGTCCGGAACGCTCCTGCAGTGGAGTACCATCAGCTTCGCTCGTGGTTTCGGGAAAGCGATGAAGGTCGTGTGGAGggaatagtgtggcactgtaacgACGGAGCGCTCGTCAAG ATTCATCGGCACCACTTGGGTCTGAAGTGGCCCGATGGCGACGCCTTCTTAAACTCCCGGCCCGTGGTGGTTCGCGTGGACCGGCTCCCGTTAGATCCGGACACTTCCCCTGCCTCGCAGAAGAACCTGTTCGCTGCTCTGTCCGGTCTCGCCAGACGCCATTTCAACTCCATCAGAGACGTCCAGCTCGAAACCTGA